In Ruminiclostridium papyrosolvens DSM 2782, the following proteins share a genomic window:
- a CDS encoding FeoA family protein, translating to MMPLTLANAGEENLIKKVGGNPEVKKHLENLGFVPGGNVTIISTIGGNVIVNVKEARVAISKEMASKIMI from the coding sequence ATGATGCCGTTAACATTAGCAAATGCCGGAGAAGAAAATTTGATAAAAAAAGTCGGCGGAAATCCTGAAGTAAAAAAACATCTTGAGAATCTTGGGTTTGTCCCTGGTGGGAATGTAACTATCATTTCTACCATTGGAGGAAATGTAATAGTTAATGTAAAGGAAGCTCGTGTAGCAATCAGTAAGGAAATGGCTTCTAAAATAATGATTTAG
- a CDS encoding methyltransferase family protein, translated as MLKYEEKFHFDKNYKKLQNGGFVHKAIALVWGITGYVLLYYLFKYIFNCIGDFQPWNNFKILLNIGDVKLIKSDLAYFVWGLIIACYGTIRLSKITSQNHSAKNKENSIPHKLLTTGYYTKVRHPMYGTFIILEAGFLLSLRSFTGMIIALIVVMVQYVNAGFEEKKRLIPIFGEEYNQYTKKVSHRLLTRPEIIVLILALLLSGAGFIN; from the coding sequence ATGCTTAAATATGAAGAAAAATTTCATTTTGATAAGAACTATAAAAAGTTGCAGAACGGTGGTTTTGTACATAAAGCAATTGCGCTTGTATGGGGAATAACAGGATATGTTCTGCTGTATTATCTTTTTAAATATATATTCAATTGTATTGGGGATTTTCAGCCTTGGAATAACTTCAAGATATTGCTTAACATTGGTGACGTGAAATTAATAAAAAGTGATTTGGCATACTTTGTATGGGGACTTATTATAGCCTGTTATGGCACAATAAGATTATCAAAAATTACATCTCAAAATCACAGTGCAAAAAATAAAGAAAACAGTATCCCCCACAAACTGCTGACGACGGGCTACTATACAAAAGTTCGGCATCCCATGTATGGAACATTTATCATTCTAGAGGCAGGTTTTCTGCTTTCACTTCGTTCATTTACCGGAATGATAATTGCACTGATAGTGGTTATGGTTCAATACGTAAATGCCGGTTTTGAAGAAAAAAAACGGCTCATCCCAATCTTTGGAGAAGAGTATAATCAGTACACAAAAAAAGTCAGCCACAGGTTGTTGACAAGGCCTGAGATTATAGTCTTAATATTAGCTTTACTACTGAGTGGGGCGGGATTCATTAATTAA
- a CDS encoding FeoA family protein — MTLNKLITGTAAVITKVGGEGVLRCRLLDMGIIPKTKVVKTKVAPLGDPIEIRIRDYTLTIRMEDAEKIEVKQLVGED, encoded by the coding sequence ATGACACTGAATAAGTTAATTACAGGTACGGCTGCGGTTATAACAAAAGTCGGTGGTGAAGGTGTTTTACGCTGCAGATTGCTTGATATGGGAATCATACCTAAAACCAAAGTGGTCAAAACCAAGGTTGCTCCTTTAGGTGATCCTATAGAAATACGGATTCGGGATTATACTCTTACAATTCGTATGGAGGATGCTGAGAAGATTGAAGTTAAGCAGTTAGTCGGGGAGGACTGA
- a CDS encoding permease: protein MKTQIDIVTGFLGSGKTTFINELLESYRLSKGRIVILQCETGEIEIDNQIIEGKNVYLKSVVKNSSFDSNYISEVIKKHLPQRIIIEHNGMEKLEDLLNILNERSIRKNCVIGTIVHMIDAATFDVFMNNMGSILIEQISNSDTIILNNSEGYSKTQLTNVERTLKAINKTAEIVRNSSLEHKEHKLIKQRKPSDILFAVFFFLVVGYFTHTVLMTLDFKLAAIDLSRFQVINTVFLSILIQAFPFILFGVIISSIIQVFVSNERIVKFFPKKNGIGFIVAIFAGFLFPVCDCAIVPIAARLVKKGVPLPTALTFMLAAPIVNPLVIASTFYAFPGQPSIVFFRLFLGIFIALAVGMTFLFFSEEKSVTLNSLDSIMCRCGYCGDSTVTNGFTGKVDAIFRHAGAEFFEVGRFLIIGAFLSGMVQTLLPKDILSNIGGGNIVSLIIMMLSAFLLSVCSTSDAFIARTFVNQFPMGAVMGFMIVGPMLDVKNLLMLLGNFKKQFVINLVFVIFVLALIVLSFFLLISVLFYGG, encoded by the coding sequence ATGAAAACACAAATAGACATAGTTACAGGTTTTTTGGGCTCAGGTAAAACTACTTTTATAAATGAGCTACTTGAAAGTTACAGACTTTCAAAAGGCAGGATTGTAATCCTTCAATGTGAAACAGGAGAAATAGAAATTGATAATCAGATTATAGAGGGAAAAAATGTATATTTAAAGAGCGTAGTTAAGAATAGCAGCTTTGACAGCAATTATATCAGTGAGGTTATCAAAAAACATCTGCCACAAAGAATTATTATTGAGCATAATGGAATGGAAAAGCTTGAAGACCTTTTAAATATACTTAATGAGCGCAGCATCAGGAAGAACTGTGTTATAGGAACAATAGTACATATGATTGATGCTGCAACCTTTGACGTTTTTATGAACAATATGGGGTCAATTCTTATTGAGCAAATCTCTAATTCTGATACAATTATTCTGAATAATTCAGAAGGGTATTCAAAAACACAGTTAACTAATGTGGAAAGAACGCTTAAAGCAATCAATAAAACGGCGGAAATCGTCAGAAACTCCTCCTTAGAGCATAAGGAGCATAAACTCATAAAACAGAGAAAACCTTCCGATATATTATTTGCGGTATTTTTCTTTTTGGTTGTCGGATACTTTACCCATACTGTTTTAATGACGTTAGATTTTAAGTTGGCAGCTATTGACCTCTCACGGTTTCAAGTGATTAATACCGTCTTCTTGAGTATTTTAATTCAGGCTTTCCCCTTTATACTTTTTGGTGTTATTATTTCATCAATCATACAGGTTTTTGTTTCAAATGAAAGAATCGTTAAATTTTTTCCCAAGAAAAACGGAATTGGCTTTATAGTTGCAATCTTTGCAGGCTTTCTCTTCCCTGTGTGTGACTGTGCGATTGTTCCAATAGCTGCAAGGCTTGTAAAAAAGGGAGTTCCCCTTCCCACGGCACTGACCTTTATGCTTGCTGCTCCAATTGTTAATCCCCTTGTTATAGCCTCGACATTTTATGCTTTTCCCGGACAGCCTTCAATCGTATTTTTCAGGCTGTTTCTGGGTATTTTTATTGCTTTAGCTGTTGGAATGACCTTTTTATTTTTCTCAGAGGAAAAGTCAGTAACCTTAAATAGCTTAGATAGCATTATGTGCCGATGTGGTTATTGTGGGGACAGTACTGTTACTAACGGCTTTACAGGAAAAGTTGATGCAATTTTCAGACATGCAGGTGCAGAATTTTTTGAAGTAGGGCGATTTCTCATTATAGGTGCATTTTTATCCGGTATGGTACAGACATTACTACCTAAAGACATATTATCAAATATAGGCGGCGGTAATATAGTTTCGTTGATTATCATGATGTTATCAGCATTTTTGCTGTCCGTTTGCTCAACCTCGGACGCCTTTATTGCCAGAACCTTTGTTAATCAGTTTCCTATGGGGGCAGTGATGGGCTTTATGATAGTTGGGCCAATGCTTGATGTAAAAAACCTTCTGATGCTGCTTGGAAACTTTAAAAAACAGTTTGTCATAAATTTGGTTTTTGTTATATTTGTATTGGCCTTAATTGTTCTTTCATTTTTTCTATTAATTTCAGTATTATTTTACGGAGGATGA
- a CDS encoding CobW family GTP-binding protein: MKSKVDIISGFLGAGKTTLIKKMLEEKLHTEKVVIIENEFGEVGIDGSVLKNSGIEVREINSGCICCTLVGDFTRAIQEVIMKYTPDRIIIEPSGVGKLSDVIKACDTPKLQEILTINMLIAVVDALKYQMYKLNFGEFFENQINHAKTIILSRSQKVDNKKLEAIAASIRESNPSANIITTPWEALPSEHIISVAEQDTSVSLVHQLTDTHVHHKDCKCGCHHEHSHNHSASEVFDVWGIETPKIFEEKELNTKIKALENEKLFGAILRAKGILQLAQNKWVQFDYVPGEFDIKNTKANYTGSLCIIGKNLKKDELYNLFQVKA; encoded by the coding sequence ATGAAATCAAAAGTTGATATAATTTCAGGGTTTTTAGGTGCAGGCAAAACCACACTTATAAAAAAGATGCTGGAAGAAAAATTACATACTGAAAAAGTTGTGATAATTGAAAACGAATTTGGAGAAGTGGGTATTGATGGCAGTGTTCTTAAAAATAGCGGCATCGAAGTCAGGGAAATTAATTCCGGCTGCATTTGCTGTACCCTTGTCGGAGACTTTACCAGAGCAATCCAAGAAGTCATTATGAAATATACGCCTGACAGGATTATTATTGAGCCTTCAGGGGTAGGTAAATTGTCGGATGTTATAAAAGCTTGCGATACACCAAAACTACAAGAAATATTAACAATAAACATGCTAATAGCCGTTGTAGATGCATTAAAGTACCAAATGTATAAATTAAACTTTGGTGAATTCTTTGAAAACCAGATTAATCATGCCAAAACTATTATTTTAAGCAGGTCTCAGAAGGTAGATAACAAGAAGCTGGAAGCTATTGCAGCTTCTATTCGTGAATCAAATCCTAGTGCAAATATTATAACAACACCTTGGGAAGCTCTTCCTTCAGAGCATATCATATCTGTAGCTGAGCAGGATACATCGGTTTCCTTAGTACATCAACTAACTGACACACATGTTCATCACAAAGACTGTAAATGCGGTTGTCACCATGAACACTCCCATAATCACAGTGCAAGCGAGGTCTTTGATGTCTGGGGAATAGAAACACCTAAAATATTTGAGGAAAAAGAATTAAATACAAAAATTAAGGCTCTGGAAAATGAAAAGCTTTTCGGAGCAATATTAAGGGCTAAGGGTATACTGCAGTTAGCTCAGAATAAATGGGTTCAGTTTGATTATGTTCCCGGAGAATTTGATATAAAAAACACAAAAGCCAATTACACAGGGAGCTTGTGTATTATCGGAAAAAACTTAAAAAAAGATGAACTTTATAATCTGTTTCAGGTTAAAGCCTAA
- a CDS encoding FeoA family protein yields MKTLKQAKVGETLKVVKLHGEGALKRRIMDMGITKGVDVHIRKVAPLGDPVEINVRGYELSIRKSDAEMIEVE; encoded by the coding sequence ATGAAAACACTGAAACAGGCAAAGGTCGGAGAAACTCTTAAAGTTGTAAAGCTCCACGGTGAAGGTGCACTTAAACGTCGAATCATGGATATGGGTATTACCAAAGGTGTTGACGTTCATATTCGTAAGGTAGCACCTCTTGGAGATCCGGTTGAAATCAATGTTAGAGGGTACGAACTTTCCATCCGCAAATCCGATGCGGAAATGATTGAAGTTGAGTAA
- a CDS encoding TetR/AcrR family transcriptional regulator, with protein MEREVRKPVQKRSQEKKEKIKNVAIKLFSEKGYHNVSTNEIAKSASISIGTLYNYFSDKKAIYDELVGDLYTKILSQITPEVLSPSDSPIVLLERYVNLIMEGHTYMTNFQREITSLSYQNAEFRKLDDNYRAIATEKILLLLQKYENYLRITNLDTVSFILQTCIEAVIHEVQFYEIPYDKAAIIKELIQMLSRYLFRDEYINAL; from the coding sequence ATGGAAAGAGAAGTACGTAAGCCTGTACAAAAGCGCAGTCAAGAAAAAAAAGAAAAAATCAAAAATGTGGCAATAAAACTTTTTTCAGAAAAAGGATACCATAATGTAAGTACCAACGAAATTGCCAAAAGCGCCAGTATTTCTATTGGAACTCTATACAACTATTTTTCTGATAAGAAAGCTATCTATGATGAGCTGGTAGGTGACTTATACACGAAAATTCTCAGTCAGATTACGCCTGAAGTTCTTTCTCCCTCTGATTCTCCTATTGTGCTACTAGAGCGATATGTAAATCTGATTATGGAGGGACACACATATATGACCAATTTTCAGAGAGAAATAACTTCCTTGTCCTATCAAAATGCAGAATTTCGAAAATTGGATGATAATTACCGTGCCATTGCAACAGAAAAAATACTTTTATTGTTGCAGAAATATGAGAATTATTTAAGAATAACAAACCTTGATACAGTCAGTTTTATACTGCAGACATGCATTGAGGCTGTCATACATGAAGTACAGTTTTATGAAATCCCCTATGATAAAGCAGCTATAATAAAAGAGCTGATACAGATGCTAAGTCGCTATCTTTTCCGGGATGAATATATCAATGCATTATAA
- a CDS encoding ABC transporter ATP-binding protein produces MSFINFSHVTREYKSGVNVIKALDNVSLSIDSGHFTVILGPSGSGKSTLLNLLGGMDYVSSGEIQVGKRQVSSLNEKEMTIYRREDIGFVFQFYNLIPNLTAFENVDISSKLSKSPIQANDALQAVGLSSRANNLPAQMSGGELQRVSIARALCKNPKLLLCDEPTAALDSQNGKMILIILQSMAKKYGKSVVLVTHNAAIAPTADRLIRLKDGKVQEIVDNTNPLSMEEVEL; encoded by the coding sequence ATGAGTTTTATTAATTTTAGTCATGTTACAAGGGAATATAAATCAGGGGTAAATGTAATAAAAGCATTGGATAATGTAAGTCTTTCCATTGATAGTGGCCACTTTACTGTTATTTTGGGGCCATCTGGTTCGGGAAAATCAACATTACTAAACTTACTTGGGGGAATGGATTATGTTAGTTCCGGGGAAATCCAGGTGGGAAAACGTCAGGTTTCTAGTTTGAATGAAAAGGAAATGACTATATACAGAAGGGAGGATATTGGATTTGTTTTTCAGTTTTACAACCTGATTCCAAACCTTACGGCTTTTGAAAATGTAGATATTTCCTCTAAGCTTTCAAAATCCCCAATACAAGCAAATGATGCGTTACAGGCTGTTGGTTTAAGTTCAAGGGCAAATAATCTGCCGGCTCAGATGTCCGGTGGTGAATTACAAAGAGTCTCAATTGCCAGAGCACTTTGCAAGAATCCAAAACTCTTACTTTGTGATGAACCTACAGCTGCACTAGACAGCCAGAATGGAAAAATGATATTGATAATCCTTCAGTCAATGGCAAAGAAATATGGTAAATCTGTTGTACTTGTCACACATAATGCAGCAATAGCACCCACAGCAGATAGATTAATCCGATTGAAGGATGGTAAAGTGCAAGAAATTGTAGATAATACCAATCCGTTATCAATGGAGGAGGTGGAGTTGTGA
- a CDS encoding metal-dependent transcriptional regulator, protein MTKKKQTLTASQIKYLITIYHLDICNTGIRCVDIAKNLGISKPSVHTMLQTLCAMKLIKKTKVGSVFLMEEGKAIASQYSQYYQIVCHHFEKYFLLPHNVAKRTAFTVISALSTDNIEIMCNQMNNMGEVVNGVTNIAMSQ, encoded by the coding sequence GTGACTAAAAAAAAGCAAACATTAACTGCCTCTCAAATCAAATATCTGATTACCATATATCATCTTGACATATGTAATACAGGAATCAGATGTGTGGATATTGCAAAAAATCTCGGCATATCAAAGCCAAGTGTTCACACCATGCTGCAAACACTATGTGCTATGAAGTTAATCAAAAAAACTAAGGTTGGTTCTGTTTTTCTGATGGAAGAAGGAAAAGCTATAGCATCTCAATACAGTCAATATTATCAAATAGTATGTCACCATTTTGAAAAATATTTTCTTTTACCCCATAATGTAGCTAAACGTACAGCCTTTACAGTTATTTCAGCGCTCTCTACTGATAATATTGAAATAATGTGTAATCAAATGAATAATATGGGAGAAGTCGTTAATGGAGTGACAAATATCGCCATGTCTCAATAG
- the feoB gene encoding ferrous iron transport protein B: protein MGIKIALAGNPNCGKTTLFNALTGSNQFVGNWPGVTVEKKEGKLKKHNDVIIMDLPGIYSLSPYTLEEVVARNYLIKERPDAILNIIDGTNLERNLYLTTQLTELGIPVVVAINMMDVINKNGDKINVGELSRQLGCKVVEISALKGTGIMEAAEATIEAAKSTKTVPMHSFNGVVEHALAHIEEAAVHNMPAEQQRWYAIKIFERDEKVLAQLNLDKSVFSHIEQDIKAAEAELDDDSESIITNERYIYIASILKGCYKKKNAGKLSTSDKIDKVVTNRWAALPIFGTIMFIVYFLSITTVGTWATNWVNDGLFSDGWRLLGVGSSAYEQAVEEYAEPGAIKSAFESAAKDSGLQADKAKDLTTTAYIYDDDGKVEEKIPVTYEKYMSVAAMEEPEPASYGVWVPGIPKLLGDWLESINCADWLQGLILNGIVAGVGSVLGFVPQMLVLFLLLAFLEACGYMARIAFVMDRIFRKFGLSGKSFIPMLIGTGCGVPGIMASRTIENDRDRKMTIITTTFIPCGAKLPIIALIAGALFGGAWWVAPSAYFVGIAAIIFSGIMLKKMTMFRGDPAPFVMELPAYHLPTVGNLLRSMWERGWSFIKKAGTIILLATIFVWFTSNFGWKNGSFGMVDMNKSILAAIGSAIAWIFKPLGWGHWQGAVASITGLIAKENVVGTFGVLFGGFDEVAENGWQIWTNMREVFTPLAAYSFLVFNLLCAPCFAAIGAIKREMNSAKWTFFAISYQCVFAYVVSLIIYQLGTLFTGHGSIIGAIAAFILVTLMLYMLLKPYKDPNTLKNKANIRA from the coding sequence ATGGGAATTAAGATTGCACTTGCAGGCAATCCGAATTGTGGTAAAACAACTCTGTTCAATGCATTGACAGGTTCCAATCAGTTCGTGGGAAACTGGCCCGGTGTAACTGTTGAGAAAAAAGAAGGTAAGCTAAAAAAGCATAATGATGTAATAATTATGGATTTACCGGGTATCTACTCTCTGTCACCGTATACACTGGAGGAAGTAGTGGCACGTAATTATCTTATAAAGGAACGCCCCGACGCTATACTGAACATTATAGACGGTACCAACCTTGAGCGTAACCTTTATCTAACCACCCAATTAACTGAGCTTGGTATACCGGTGGTAGTTGCAATAAATATGATGGATGTCATAAATAAAAACGGTGACAAGATTAACGTGGGAGAACTTTCCCGTCAGCTTGGCTGTAAGGTTGTTGAAATTTCGGCTCTTAAAGGCACCGGGATTATGGAAGCGGCTGAGGCAACCATAGAGGCAGCTAAATCAACAAAGACTGTTCCGATGCATAGCTTTAACGGCGTTGTTGAGCATGCCCTTGCCCATATTGAGGAAGCTGCGGTACACAATATGCCTGCCGAGCAGCAGAGATGGTATGCTATTAAGATTTTTGAGCGTGATGAAAAGGTGTTGGCTCAGCTTAACCTTGACAAATCAGTATTCAGCCACATTGAGCAAGATATTAAAGCGGCGGAGGCAGAATTGGATGATGACTCTGAAAGCATAATTACCAACGAGAGATATATCTATATAGCATCCATACTCAAGGGCTGCTACAAGAAAAAGAATGCCGGAAAGCTTTCAACCTCGGACAAAATAGATAAGGTTGTAACTAATCGCTGGGCAGCTCTTCCAATTTTTGGCACCATCATGTTTATAGTGTATTTTCTTTCTATTACTACTGTAGGTACATGGGCTACAAATTGGGTCAACGACGGTTTATTCAGTGACGGCTGGCGCCTGTTGGGAGTAGGCTCTTCGGCATATGAACAAGCTGTTGAAGAATATGCTGAGCCCGGCGCAATCAAGAGTGCATTTGAGTCCGCTGCAAAAGATTCCGGCCTTCAAGCCGATAAAGCAAAGGATTTAACAACAACCGCCTATATTTATGATGATGACGGTAAGGTTGAAGAAAAAATTCCGGTTACATATGAGAAATATATGTCTGTAGCCGCAATGGAAGAACCCGAACCGGCCAGTTACGGAGTGTGGGTTCCCGGTATTCCAAAATTGCTGGGGGACTGGCTGGAAAGTATAAACTGTGCCGACTGGTTACAGGGACTTATACTGAATGGTATTGTTGCAGGTGTTGGTTCAGTTCTTGGCTTTGTTCCCCAGATGCTGGTTCTATTCCTCTTACTTGCCTTCCTTGAAGCATGCGGATATATGGCACGTATTGCTTTTGTTATGGACAGAATTTTCAGGAAATTCGGTCTTTCAGGAAAATCTTTTATACCAATGCTCATCGGCACAGGATGCGGTGTTCCGGGTATCATGGCTTCCCGAACAATTGAGAATGACCGAGACCGTAAAATGACCATAATTACAACTACTTTCATCCCCTGTGGTGCAAAGCTCCCAATCATTGCTCTTATTGCAGGTGCATTATTTGGAGGTGCATGGTGGGTTGCTCCAAGTGCTTACTTTGTTGGTATTGCTGCTATTATCTTTTCAGGTATCATGCTGAAAAAGATGACAATGTTCAGAGGAGACCCTGCCCCATTTGTTATGGAACTTCCCGCCTACCACTTACCGACTGTTGGAAATTTATTACGTTCCATGTGGGAACGTGGTTGGTCCTTTATTAAAAAGGCCGGAACAATTATTCTGCTTGCTACTATCTTCGTTTGGTTCACCTCTAACTTCGGCTGGAAAAACGGTTCTTTTGGCATGGTCGATATGAATAAGAGTATCCTTGCCGCCATCGGTTCCGCAATTGCATGGATATTTAAACCTCTCGGCTGGGGTCACTGGCAAGGTGCAGTTGCCTCAATAACAGGACTTATCGCAAAAGAAAATGTTGTAGGTACTTTTGGTGTACTATTCGGCGGCTTTGATGAAGTAGCTGAAAACGGCTGGCAGATATGGACCAACATGCGTGAAGTATTTACTCCTCTTGCTGCCTATTCCTTCCTTGTATTCAATCTTTTGTGTGCTCCATGTTTCGCAGCTATCGGAGCTATCAAACGGGAGATGAACAGTGCAAAATGGACATTCTTTGCTATAAGTTATCAGTGCGTTTTTGCCTACGTGGTATCACTTATTATCTATCAGTTGGGAACACTTTTCACAGGTCACGGCAGCATAATCGGTGCAATTGCTGCATTTATCCTTGTTACACTGATGCTGTATATGTTGCTTAAACCTTATAAAGATCCCAACACCTTGAAAAACAAAGCAAATATAAGAGCATAA
- a CDS encoding ABC transporter permease: MKYLNKKFIRDIKILWPQFLSVLIMAMISVTIYSGMSVVWTGMNQSYEEYAKDSHLSDAFVSGSNISEKQMGKIRNLNYVNKAEPSMAIKVLVNKTEEESDILINTFSSNTLKVMNPVIRSGKPLASGDGIWLDEDYANTHALKAGDKLKIYIGNTHRDIKINGTALQSENIFFITSPTESIPNHLQHGYAYISETFAKELFGEVVYNQARVQVKPSYNLSKEQFRDDMSDILGADMYSSTLKEDKISIAQVRDEQAQIKKMAILFSAVFILLSILSMYTTMSRLVNNQIVQIGTMKSLGYSNSQIYFHYGLYGFLVALIGSIGGMLTGYFAIAKMIMGIKQSTLTLPQWNKVVGIDCLILILIIIFICTISSLLTVRKVTKTVPALTIRGILENKVESTKELKKSRMSYKWLWTFRAIKVHPVRYFMAVIAVIGSIVLMVAGVGIWDSLSDSYSQVFERQYDYQYAGNIQGQSYEQVRAAFGKYSVQLAKVDSATFSYKNKEKEGVFLALDAGHQINLFEHGTGKRIDLYQQDAVITYKMAQLLNIKNGDVLGYTISNTSELKKIKITAIADAKLPQGIFVAKNKSDEFIPNTIYFEDSDGYSFAKDQPYISGLISIDQQKNNMDDMMESVHSIMYILIFASLVLSAVILYSLGILTFIERYREYATMKVLGFYEKEIVGMVFIECCLNLIPGLLIGIPLSIQFLKVYVNVVSMDNMEWTPYVSTLHFGVILGVVIMFSVFISLLVCERIKRVNMVEALKSVE, encoded by the coding sequence ATGAAGTATCTGAACAAGAAATTTATCAGAGACATAAAAATCTTGTGGCCACAATTCTTATCTGTCCTAATAATGGCAATGATATCAGTTACAATCTATTCGGGAATGAGTGTTGTGTGGACGGGGATGAACCAGTCTTATGAAGAGTATGCAAAGGATAGCCATTTGTCAGATGCATTTGTATCGGGAAGTAACATTAGCGAGAAACAGATGGGCAAAATACGTAATCTGAATTATGTAAATAAAGCAGAGCCTTCCATGGCAATAAAGGTATTGGTTAATAAAACAGAAGAGGAGTCAGATATTCTAATCAATACATTTTCATCAAATACTTTAAAAGTTATGAATCCTGTTATAAGAAGCGGGAAACCCTTAGCTTCCGGGGATGGAATATGGCTTGATGAGGATTATGCCAATACCCACGCATTAAAAGCAGGGGATAAATTAAAAATATACATAGGGAATACACACAGGGATATTAAGATTAATGGAACAGCGTTGCAGTCTGAAAACATTTTCTTTATTACTTCACCTACCGAAAGTATCCCGAATCACCTACAGCATGGATATGCATATATCAGTGAAACCTTCGCAAAAGAGCTATTTGGTGAGGTAGTATATAATCAGGCAAGAGTACAGGTGAAGCCATCCTATAACTTATCGAAAGAACAATTTCGAGATGACATGTCTGATATATTGGGTGCTGACATGTATTCTTCAACATTGAAGGAAGACAAGATTTCCATAGCGCAGGTACGGGATGAACAGGCTCAGATAAAAAAGATGGCAATTCTTTTCTCCGCAGTTTTTATACTGTTATCTATTTTATCAATGTATACAACAATGAGCCGGCTTGTCAATAATCAAATTGTTCAGATAGGTACGATGAAATCACTTGGTTATTCTAACAGTCAAATCTATTTTCATTATGGATTATATGGGTTTTTGGTTGCATTAATTGGAAGTATAGGAGGTATGTTGACCGGATATTTTGCAATTGCAAAAATGATTATGGGAATCAAACAATCAACTTTGACCTTGCCCCAATGGAATAAAGTAGTAGGCATAGATTGTTTAATCCTTATTCTGATTATCATCTTTATATGTACTATTTCTTCGTTGCTGACAGTGAGAAAAGTAACAAAAACTGTTCCGGCATTAACTATTCGCGGAATATTAGAAAATAAGGTTGAAAGTACAAAAGAGCTGAAAAAATCAAGAATGTCTTATAAGTGGCTGTGGACTTTTCGTGCAATTAAAGTACATCCGGTGCGTTACTTTATGGCTGTAATCGCTGTTATAGGAAGTATTGTGCTTATGGTTGCAGGTGTAGGAATATGGGATTCTCTATCCGATTCTTATAGTCAGGTATTTGAAAGACAATATGATTATCAATATGCAGGCAATATACAGGGACAGTCATATGAGCAGGTGAGAGCTGCTTTTGGCAAATACAGTGTACAGCTTGCAAAAGTTGATTCGGCAACCTTTTCATATAAAAATAAAGAAAAGGAAGGCGTGTTTTTAGCTTTGGATGCCGGGCATCAAATTAATTTATTTGAACACGGAACCGGGAAGAGGATTGATTTGTATCAGCAGGATGCAGTAATCACCTACAAGATGGCACAACTATTAAATATAAAAAACGGTGATGTTCTGGGCTATACAATTAGTAATACATCAGAGCTGAAGAAGATAAAAATTACTGCAATTGCGGATGCAAAATTACCACAGGGAATTTTTGTAGCAAAGAATAAGAGTGATGAATTTATACCTAATACAATTTATTTTGAAGATTCAGATGGATATTCCTTTGCAAAAGACCAGCCTTATATAAGTGGTCTTATATCCATTGACCAACAAAAAAATAATATGGATGATATGATGGAAAGTGTTCATTCTATTATGTACATTCTGATATTTGCTTCACTGGTATTAAGTGCAGTTATTTTATATAGTCTTGGTATTCTAACGTTTATCGAACGGTATCGTGAATATGCAACAATGAAAGTTCTGGGATTTTATGAAAAGGAGATTGTTGGTATGGTGTTTATTGAATGCTGTCTCAATCTTATTCCCGGATTGTTGATTGGTATTCCGCTGAGTATTCAATTTTTAAAGGTTTATGTAAATGTAGTTTCTATGGATAATATGGAATGGACTCCATATGTTTCAACGTTACATTTTGGAGTTATTTTAGGGGTGGTAATTATGTTTTCAGTTTTCATTAGCTTATTAGTTTGTGAAAGAATAAAAAGGGTTAATATGGTAGAAGCTTTGAAATCAGTAGAATAG